In Paenibacillus sp. BIC5C1, a genomic segment contains:
- a CDS encoding response regulator transcription factor encodes MIKVLIVDDDQLVRKGLMLAMPWAAFDMKVVGEAGNGERALEFLSENHVDLLITDLAMPVMSGIELIRTARKQFPDLPIAVLTLHQDFEYIQEALRLGAIDYIAKVQLEKEHFDEVLGRIHDRIQADRKKGSKDDAASESDKDALFYERNERGRRSLNEANNECEEVGLTFVAEGDECVKEKLHSFRWVHDERYLHDLLQELRTLRLPVSRLMQLLYGVTVDWNRTFKNIVCTEMTTPVHFASWQDVVEWMTKFRKEALVLSGGQYLRKEVSSSIMAAVKIVHDELQKPLFASDVSKRVNLSRSYFNQCFKELVGYSFNEYLRKIRIDKARDYLTQTAKPIVWIAEQTGYADEKYFSRMFREQVGMLPSEYRNAPR; translated from the coding sequence ATGATCAAGGTGCTGATCGTCGATGACGATCAACTTGTACGCAAAGGACTCATGCTCGCAATGCCTTGGGCTGCATTTGATATGAAGGTTGTCGGCGAAGCGGGAAACGGTGAGAGAGCACTTGAATTTTTGTCAGAAAACCATGTGGATTTATTGATTACTGATCTGGCCATGCCTGTCATGTCAGGGATTGAGCTAATCCGCACCGCACGCAAGCAATTCCCGGATTTACCAATCGCTGTTCTGACACTGCATCAGGATTTTGAATACATTCAGGAGGCACTGCGTTTGGGTGCTATCGATTATATTGCCAAAGTACAGCTGGAGAAAGAACATTTCGATGAAGTGCTTGGACGCATCCATGACCGTATACAGGCCGACAGGAAAAAAGGGTCAAAAGATGATGCCGCCTCGGAATCCGATAAAGACGCATTGTTTTACGAGAGGAATGAAAGAGGTAGAAGATCACTTAACGAGGCGAATAACGAGTGTGAAGAGGTGGGATTAACATTCGTTGCAGAGGGAGATGAATGCGTAAAGGAGAAGCTGCATTCGTTTCGCTGGGTTCATGATGAGCGATATTTGCATGATCTGCTGCAAGAATTGAGGACGTTAAGACTGCCTGTGTCCAGATTGATGCAGTTGCTTTATGGCGTAACGGTAGACTGGAACCGCACATTCAAGAACATTGTCTGTACGGAAATGACCACGCCGGTTCATTTTGCGTCGTGGCAAGATGTGGTGGAGTGGATGACGAAGTTTCGTAAAGAAGCCCTTGTATTATCAGGTGGCCAGTATCTTCGGAAAGAGGTTAGCAGTAGCATCATGGCTGCCGTCAAAATTGTACATGACGAGTTGCAGAAGCCGTTATTTGCCAGCGATGTCTCGAAGCGTGTCAATCTCAGCCGCAGTTATTTTAATCAATGCTTCAAAGAATTGGTCGGTTATTCTTTTAATGAATATCTTCGCAAGATCAGGATCGACAAGGCACGTGACTATTTGACCCAAACGGCCAAACCGATTGTCTGGATTGCAGAGCAAACGGGTTATGCGGACGAAAAGTACTTCAGTCGGATGTTTCGGGAGCAGGTAGGCATGTTGCCAAGCGAGTACCGCAATGCACCAAGATGA